The genomic window CCGCCCGCGGCGCGTCGATCTCGTACGCCCCGTCGTCGCGGTCGTAGAACAGCACGAGCAGCTCTGCATACGCCAGCAGTGAGGTGTGGATGTCGTCGCGCTCCTCCAGCGCCCGGACGGCGGCCTCGCGGAGCCAGTCGTCGTCTTTCACCAGGGCAGTGAGGAAGTCGGTCTCAACGTACACGGTCACTCCTCCCGCTCCCCGTCGTCGGCATCCGCGGCGGCGTCCCTCGCGACGGCGGCTCGCGCGTCGGCCTTCAACTCGTCCGGGTCCGCGCCCGCAAAGGCGTCGCCGACGGCTTCCCGAACCCCCGTGAGCGGGTCCGGGTCGACCGGAAACAGCGCGACGTGGCTCGGCAGTTCGACGATCCGATACCGGTCACCGAACCGCTCTCGGACCTCCTTCGGCAGGTAGATCCGCCCCCGTTTGTCGGTCGACTTCGACATCGAACGGGCGTAGTACGTGAGGATACTAAATTCTTCCCGTAAACTGGATCTACTTCCTGTCTCGGAGCGCCCGGCGGCTACACCGACAGGGCGGTACTGGACAGCGCGAACGGCGGGGGCGACACCCGATCGTTCGATCACGGCAACGCTTTTGCCCGAACCGGGCCGTGAGAACTGTAGACACAGAGGATGCTCGAAACCGATACTCCGACACGGCCGGGCGACGCGACCGACGAGGTGACCGCCGCGTGAGCGGCGTTCGGGTGGGCGTCGACGTGGGCGGCACGTTCACCGACGTGGTACTGGTCACGGACGACGACCTCGTGACGGCGAAAGTGCCCACGACCGAGAACGGGAGCGTCGGCGTGATCGAGGGGATCCGGAAGGCCTGCGGGACGGCGGGGATCGACCCCGGCGAGGTCGGCGAGTTCGTCCACGCCACGACCGTCTCGGTCAACGCCCTGCTCGAACGCGACGGCGCGACGACCGGCCTCGTCACCACGGACGGGTTCCGCGACGTGCTGGAGATCGGCCGGCAGGCCCGCCCGGCGCTGTACGACCTCGACGCCGAGAAGCCGGCCCCCCTCGTCCCGCGGCGACGGCGCTACGAGGTGACCGAACGGACGACGCCGGACGGCGTCGAGACGGCCGTCGACGAGAGCGAACTGCGCGAGGTGGCCGCCGAGCTACGAGCCGCCGGCGTCGAGAGCGTGGCGGTGGCGTTCCTCCACGCCTACGCCCACCCCGAAAACGAGCGCCGCGCGGCCGCGGTGCTGCGCGACGAACTCGACGTGCCGGTGTCGGCGTCTCACGAGGTGCTCGCCGAGTTCCGGGAGTTCGAGCGCACGGCGACGACGGCCGTCGACGCGTACGTCGCGCCGCTCGTCGACGCCTACCTCGGCAGCCTCGTCGAGCGCGCGGCCGATGAGGGTGTTCCGTCGCCCCGCGTCATGCAGTCCAACGGCGGGGTCGCAACCGCCGAGGCCGTCCGGAACCGCCCGGTCGGAACGGTGCTCTCGGGGCCGGCGGCGGGCGTCGTCGGCGCGAACCGTGTGGGCGAGCCGGTCCGGGACGACCACGACCTCGCCGGCCTCGTCACGTTCGACATGGGCGGCACGTCGAGCGACGTGAGCCTCGTCCGCGACGGGCGGGCGGAGCGCACCGCGGACGCGGACGTGGACGGCATCCCGGTCCGGACGCGGATGGTCGACGTGCACACGGTCGGCTCCGGCGGCGGGAGCGTCGCGTGGGTCGACGCGGGCGGCGCGCTCCGGGTCGGCCCGGAGTCCGCCGGAGCCGACCCCGGGCCGGCATGCTACGGCCGGGGCGGCGAGCGCACCACCGTCACGGACGCCGCGGTCGTCCTCGGCTACGTCGACCCGACGGCGGCGCTCGGGGGCGAACTCGAACTCGACGCCGCGGCCGCCCGCGACGCGCTCGCCGACCTCGCCGACGAGGCGGGGCTGGACGGCGCGATAGCGGCGGCCCGCGGCGTCTACCGCGTGGCGAACGCGACGATGACGCGGGCGATCCGCGAGGTGACCGTCGAGCGCGGGATCGACCCGCGCGAGTTCGGCCTCGTGGCGTTCGGCGGCGCGGGACCGATGCACGCCGCGGCGCTGGCTGCCGCGCTGGACATCGACCCCGTCGTCGTCCCCCTGCCATCCGGCGTCCTCTCGGCGTACGGCCTGCTCGATGCCGACGAGGAGCACGACGCAGTGCGTACCCGGCTGGTCCGACTCGCCGACGCCGACCCGACGGCGATGGACGACGCGTTCGCCGCCCTGGCCGACGAGGCGCTGGCCGAGGCGACCGACCCGGACGCCGCGACCGTCGAGCGGGCGGTCGACTGCCGGTACGCCGGCCAGAGCTTCGAGCTCGAAGTCACGGTCGATGGCGGGTTCGACCCAGCAACGGTCAGGGAGCGGTTCCACGCCGCCCACGAGCGGGCGTACGGCTACAGCGTCGACGAACCGGTCGAGGCCGTCACGCTCCGGGCGACCGCCCGGATCGAGCGAGGCGTCGCCGAGACCGACCACGGGGGCGACGGGGACGCCCGTCAGGGAACCCGCGAGGCGTGGTTCGACGGCGAGCCACGCGACGCGACCGCGTACGACCGGCGCGCGCTGGCCCCGGGCGACCGGGTGGACGGGCCGGCCGTCCTCGACGGCCCGGAGAGCACGACTGTCGTGCCGCCGGGGTGGGCCGGCACGGTCAGGGGGGACGGGGCCGTGGTTCTCACGGAGGGGTCGCCGTGAGCGACGGCGGCCCCGGGGGAGACTCCGACGGCGATCCGGCCGACGGCGGGGTCGATCCGGTGACGCTGGAGGTGTTCCGGAACCGGCTGTCCGGGATCGCCGAGGAGATGGGGTCGGTGCTGATCCGGGGCGCGTACTCGCCCAACATCAAGGAGCGCAAGGACTGCTCGGCGGCGCTGTTCGACGCCGACGGCCGGATGGTGGCACAGGCCGAGCACATCCCGGTTCACCTCGGCGCGATGCCGGCGGCCGTCGACGCGGTCCGCGAGCGCGACCCGGCACCCGGCGACGCGTTCGTCCTGAACGACCCGTTCGCCGGCGGCACGCACCTGCCGGACGTGACCGTCGTCTCGCCCGTCGCACCAGAGGGCCGGATCGTCGGCTACGCCGCCACCCGCGCCCACCACGCGGACGTGGGCGGGACCGCGCCGGGGAGCATGCCCGCCGGCGCGACCGAGGTGTACCAGGAGGGCCTCCGGCTCCCGCCCGTCAGGCTCCGGGCGGACGGCGAGGTCGTCGACGACGTGCGCGACCTGTTCCTGGCGAACGTCCGCAACCCTGACGAGCGCCGCGCCGACCTCCGGGCGCAGCTGGCGGCCACCGACCGCGCCGAGGAGCGCGTGGGCGAACTGCTCGCCGAGCGCGGCCGTGACCGCCTGACGGCGGCGTTCGACGCTGTGATCGACTACTCCCGCCGGCGCGTCGCGGACGAACTCGCCGCGATCCCGGACGGCACGTACCGCGCCCGCGACGCACTTGAGGGCGACGGCCTGACGGACGACGACGTGCCGGTGGCGGTCGAACTCACCGTCGACGGGCCGACCGTCGCGGCCGACTTCGCGGACACCGCGGACCAGGTGCCGGGCAACGTGAACGCGCCGCTCGCCGTGACGAGAAGCGCCGTTTACTTCGTCCTCCGGGCGGTGACCGACCCCGAGATCCCGCCGAACCACGGCTGTTA from Halostella salina includes these protein-coding regions:
- a CDS encoding hydantoinase B/oxoprolinase family protein; protein product: MSDGGPGGDSDGDPADGGVDPVTLEVFRNRLSGIAEEMGSVLIRGAYSPNIKERKDCSAALFDADGRMVAQAEHIPVHLGAMPAAVDAVRERDPAPGDAFVLNDPFAGGTHLPDVTVVSPVAPEGRIVGYAATRAHHADVGGTAPGSMPAGATEVYQEGLRLPPVRLRADGEVVDDVRDLFLANVRNPDERRADLRAQLAATDRAEERVGELLAERGRDRLTAAFDAVIDYSRRRVADELAAIPDGTYRARDALEGDGLTDDDVPVAVELTVDGPTVAADFADTADQVPGNVNAPLAVTRSAVYFVLRAVTDPEIPPNHGCYEPVTVDAPEGSLLNPRPPAAVVGGNVETSQRVADVTLAAFREAMPGELPADGQGTMNNLVVGGRGADGFTYYETVGGGFGARPDADGMDGVQVGMTNTLNTPVESIETEYPLRVERYALRPDSGGDGEHRGGLGLERAVTVQTDAVVSLLTERRRHAPAGVDGGADGATGENRIGGDAVPAKCTREVPAGTTVTVRTPGGGGYGDPADRDPDARAQDRADGTVEDR
- a CDS encoding AbrB/MazE/SpoVT family DNA-binding domain-containing protein, translating into MSKSTDKRGRIYLPKEVRERFGDRYRIVELPSHVALFPVDPDPLTGVREAVGDAFAGADPDELKADARAAVARDAAADADDGEREE
- a CDS encoding hydantoinase/oxoprolinase family protein, with product MSGVRVGVDVGGTFTDVVLVTDDDLVTAKVPTTENGSVGVIEGIRKACGTAGIDPGEVGEFVHATTVSVNALLERDGATTGLVTTDGFRDVLEIGRQARPALYDLDAEKPAPLVPRRRRYEVTERTTPDGVETAVDESELREVAAELRAAGVESVAVAFLHAYAHPENERRAAAVLRDELDVPVSASHEVLAEFREFERTATTAVDAYVAPLVDAYLGSLVERAADEGVPSPRVMQSNGGVATAEAVRNRPVGTVLSGPAAGVVGANRVGEPVRDDHDLAGLVTFDMGGTSSDVSLVRDGRAERTADADVDGIPVRTRMVDVHTVGSGGGSVAWVDAGGALRVGPESAGADPGPACYGRGGERTTVTDAAVVLGYVDPTAALGGELELDAAAARDALADLADEAGLDGAIAAARGVYRVANATMTRAIREVTVERGIDPREFGLVAFGGAGPMHAAALAAALDIDPVVVPLPSGVLSAYGLLDADEEHDAVRTRLVRLADADPTAMDDAFAALADEALAEATDPDAATVERAVDCRYAGQSFELEVTVDGGFDPATVRERFHAAHERAYGYSVDEPVEAVTLRATARIERGVAETDHGGDGDARQGTREAWFDGEPRDATAYDRRALAPGDRVDGPAVLDGPESTTVVPPGWAGTVRGDGAVVLTEGSP